From the genome of Deltaproteobacteria bacterium, one region includes:
- a CDS encoding ABC transporter ATP-binding protein: protein MIEIIDLKKSFGSKVVLDGVNLTIEKGGITVIIGRSGEGKSVLIKHIIGLLRPDSGRILLDGRDITAMDAYEFNAELRRFGMLFQSAALFDSMTVGENVAFPLREHTDLPTAEVRDIVSEKLRRVGLVGVEHMMPADLSGGMKKRVGLARAIVMDPEIVLFDEPTTGLDPIMSDSIADLVIDTQRALKTTYVVITHDIPLTYKIADTIAMLHEGRIIEKGSVEEMKATANPVVRQFLEGRAQGPIKVF, encoded by the coding sequence ATGATAGAAATTATTGATTTGAAAAAGAGCTTCGGCTCCAAGGTTGTGCTTGACGGCGTCAACCTCACCATAGAGAAGGGCGGCATAACGGTCATAATCGGCCGCAGCGGAGAGGGCAAGAGCGTGCTCATAAAGCACATAATCGGCCTTCTCAGGCCCGACTCGGGCCGCATACTCCTCGACGGCCGCGACATAACCGCCATGGACGCCTACGAGTTCAACGCCGAGCTTCGCCGCTTCGGCATGCTCTTCCAGAGCGCGGCGCTCTTCGACTCCATGACGGTGGGCGAGAACGTCGCCTTTCCGTTGAGAGAGCACACCGACCTGCCTACGGCCGAGGTGAGGGATATCGTCTCCGAGAAGCTGCGGCGCGTGGGGCTGGTGGGGGTGGAGCACATGATGCCGGCCGACCTGAGCGGAGGGATGAAAAAGCGTGTGGGTCTTGCGAGGGCCATAGTCATGGACCCGGAGATAGTCCTATTCGACGAGCCCACGACTGGCCTGGACCCCATAATGAGCGACTCCATAGCCGACCTGGTCATCGACACCCAGCGGGCGCTCAAGACCACCTACGTGGTCATTACGCACGACATCCCCCTTACCTACAAGATCGCCGACACCATCGCCATGCTCCACGAGGGGAGGATAATCGAGAAGGGCAGTGTGGAGGAGATGAAGGCCACCGCCAATCCGGTGGTGAGGCAGTTCCTCGAGGGGAGGGCGCAGGGGCCCATCAAGGTCTTTTGA
- a CDS encoding ABC transporter permease: protein MFIMLGRALAYAFTPPFKFRNLFRQMEFVGVQSLFVVVLTGSFTGMVMALQSFNALKRFGAESLVGPTVALSMARELGPVLTGLMVTGRAGSAMATELGTMRVTEQIDALFTMALNPVKYLVSPRIIAGIVMLPVLTVVTDFVGVVGGYLVGVKLLGINPGVYIGRTVDFVTVSDIMNGLTKSVFFGLIISLIACYYGFYTSGGAEGVGRAATKAVVMGCVCILISDYLLSTLLS, encoded by the coding sequence ATGTTCATCATGCTCGGCAGGGCGCTCGCCTACGCCTTCACTCCGCCCTTCAAGTTCCGAAACCTCTTCCGACAGATGGAGTTCGTGGGCGTGCAGAGCCTCTTCGTCGTCGTGCTCACCGGCTCGTTCACAGGCATGGTCATGGCGCTGCAGAGCTTCAACGCCCTCAAACGCTTCGGCGCCGAGAGCCTCGTGGGGCCGACCGTTGCGCTCAGCATGGCCCGGGAGCTCGGCCCCGTGCTCACGGGGCTCATGGTCACGGGCCGGGCCGGCTCGGCCATGGCCACCGAGCTCGGCACCATGAGGGTCACCGAGCAGATAGACGCCCTCTTCACCATGGCGCTAAACCCCGTAAAGTACCTCGTCTCCCCACGCATAATAGCAGGCATCGTCATGCTGCCGGTCCTCACCGTGGTGACCGACTTCGTCGGCGTCGTGGGCGGCTACCTCGTGGGTGTGAAGCTTCTCGGCATCAATCCCGGCGTCTACATCGGCAGGACCGTGGACTTCGTCACGGTCAGCGACATAATGAACGGCCTCACAAAATCGGTCTTCTTCGGCCTCATAATCTCGCTCATAGCATGTTACTACGGATTCTACACCAGCGGCGGAGCCGAGGGCGTGGGAAGAGCCGCCACAAAGGCGGTGGTCATGGGCTGTGTCTGCATCCTCATCTCCGATTACCTCCTCTCGACCCTTCTCTCGTAA
- the alr gene encoding alanine racemase, protein MSPVERPCGMTEGVPGPGGRPTVAVIDRDALRHNYRELRRLLEPGTAMMAVVKADAYGHGDVEVSRVLEEEGCEFFGVALCEEGVRLREGGVRAPIVVLAGVYADELDALFDYDLTPVVFDLRMVRRIDAAAARRGVRRKVHVKIDSGMGRLGLMPGEVASFFEALGGCSAVELEGVLSHLAEAESRDGAYTRAQLSVFLEAVETVKAAGCDPGLLHIANSAAIVASPASRLDLVRPGLMLYGAYPGEDFRGKVALRPAMELRSSVLQVKRIARGSPVGYGRTFTAVRDTTVAVIPIGYGDGLLRSLSGRGEVIVRGRRAPIVGLVCMDLTMVDVTAVEGVAPGDEVVIIGSRAGESVTVEEVARRAGTIPYEVLCSISGRVPRLFV, encoded by the coding sequence ATGTCTCCAGTCGAAAGGCCTTGCGGTATGACGGAAGGAGTCCCCGGACCCGGCGGCAGACCGACGGTAGCCGTCATAGACAGGGATGCCCTCAGGCACAACTACAGGGAGCTGCGGCGGCTGCTCGAACCGGGCACGGCGATGATGGCCGTCGTCAAGGCCGACGCCTACGGCCACGGCGACGTGGAGGTCTCGCGCGTGCTGGAGGAGGAGGGCTGCGAGTTCTTCGGCGTGGCGCTGTGCGAGGAGGGGGTTAGGCTCAGGGAGGGGGGCGTAAGGGCGCCCATAGTGGTGCTCGCAGGCGTCTACGCCGATGAGCTCGACGCCCTCTTCGACTACGACCTCACGCCCGTGGTCTTCGACCTCCGGATGGTGCGCCGCATCGACGCCGCCGCGGCGCGGCGCGGCGTGCGCAGGAAGGTCCACGTGAAGATCGACAGCGGCATGGGCAGGCTCGGCCTCATGCCCGGCGAGGTCGCCTCCTTCTTCGAGGCCCTCGGCGGCTGCTCGGCCGTGGAGCTTGAGGGCGTGCTCTCCCACCTGGCCGAGGCCGAGTCGCGGGACGGCGCCTACACCAGGGCGCAACTGTCGGTCTTTCTCGAGGCCGTTGAGACGGTCAAGGCCGCCGGGTGCGACCCCGGACTCCTCCACATAGCCAACAGCGCCGCCATCGTCGCCTCTCCGGCCTCGAGACTCGACCTCGTGCGCCCGGGCCTCATGCTCTACGGCGCCTATCCCGGCGAGGACTTCCGGGGCAAGGTGGCGCTGCGGCCCGCCATGGAGCTTCGAAGCTCCGTCCTCCAGGTAAAACGCATAGCAAGGGGCTCGCCGGTGGGCTACGGCAGGACCTTCACGGCCGTCCGCGACACTACCGTGGCCGTCATCCCCATAGGCTACGGCGACGGCCTGCTCCGAAGCCTCTCGGGCCGCGGCGAGGTGATCGTAAGGGGGCGGAGGGCCCCGATCGTGGGCCTGGTCTGCATGGACCTCACCATGGTCGACGTGACGGCCGTGGAAGGCGTGGCTCCCGGTGACGAGGTGGTGATCATCGGCTCGCGCGCCGGCGAGTCCGTCACGGTCGAGGAGGTGGCCCGCCGGGCGGGGACCATACCCTACGAGGTGCTCTGCAGCATCTCCGGACGGGTCCCGCGCCTTTTCGTCTGA
- a CDS encoding MCE family protein has product MIRLTPEAKVGLFVLAGITLLVYMSLRLGGIQFGAGEGYRLVVRFPSAAGLDKGASVRVAGVEVGKVDDIELDNNMARLTLLIDPEVKVGRDFTAVLNTKGLLGEKFVQLMPGAPGAPPLKPGEEIVNTKVYAEMDQLITLLSDVATDLKSVSSTLGKVLGGPRGEQSLASIVKNIEELTERVNTLVAGNERRFSDIMRNLDDFTSMLSREGPGFTKSIKETFVGLNSSLKSVSDNLNALIADNKENLSAGIENLRNASARLEETMETINNLATEVEPEIKDTVASIGSVARKIDSGEGTIAKLINDPDTHDNLNRTIKGINRYLDKARSFRLHVGYRGEYLLDGGETKGYFTLKVQPRSDRYYLLEVVDDPRGSRSTETIETSTAGATTTVTETRTTEDLKFSLQMAMRFQDLVLRGGLIESTGGVGADYYLLDDRLRFTLEAFDFDTERNPHLKAGATLHLNRFLFLTAGYDDFISRSGMSSAYVGAGLLIEDDDLKYIFGSAPPIAF; this is encoded by the coding sequence ATGATAAGACTGACCCCAGAGGCCAAGGTGGGGCTTTTCGTGCTCGCCGGCATAACGCTGCTCGTCTACATGTCGCTTCGGCTCGGCGGCATCCAGTTCGGAGCGGGGGAGGGCTACAGGCTCGTCGTGCGTTTTCCCAGCGCCGCCGGACTCGACAAGGGCGCGAGCGTGCGCGTGGCGGGCGTGGAAGTGGGCAAGGTGGACGATATCGAGCTCGACAACAATATGGCCAGGCTCACGCTGCTCATCGACCCGGAGGTGAAGGTGGGCCGCGACTTCACGGCCGTGCTCAACACCAAGGGCCTTCTGGGCGAGAAGTTCGTTCAGCTCATGCCGGGCGCTCCCGGCGCCCCGCCGCTCAAGCCCGGCGAGGAGATCGTCAACACCAAGGTCTACGCGGAGATGGACCAGCTCATAACGCTTCTGAGCGACGTGGCCACGGACCTCAAGAGCGTGAGCTCCACGCTCGGCAAGGTGCTCGGCGGTCCCAGGGGCGAGCAGAGTCTGGCCAGCATAGTTAAGAACATAGAGGAGCTCACCGAGAGGGTCAACACGCTTGTGGCCGGCAACGAACGGCGCTTCAGCGACATAATGAGAAACCTCGACGACTTCACCTCCATGCTCAGCCGCGAGGGCCCGGGCTTCACAAAGAGCATCAAGGAGACCTTCGTGGGACTGAACTCCTCGCTCAAGAGCGTCTCCGACAACCTCAACGCCCTCATAGCCGACAACAAGGAGAACCTGAGCGCAGGCATCGAGAACCTGCGCAACGCCTCGGCCAGGCTCGAGGAGACGATGGAGACCATAAACAACCTCGCCACCGAGGTGGAGCCCGAGATAAAGGATACGGTGGCCTCCATCGGCAGCGTGGCCAGGAAGATAGACAGCGGCGAGGGCACCATCGCAAAACTCATAAACGACCCCGACACGCACGACAACCTCAACAGGACGATAAAGGGCATCAACCGATACCTCGACAAGGCCCGCAGCTTCCGCCTCCACGTGGGCTACCGCGGCGAGTACCTCCTCGACGGCGGCGAGACCAAGGGGTACTTCACCCTCAAGGTCCAGCCCCGCTCCGACCGTTACTATCTGCTCGAGGTCGTCGACGACCCGCGCGGAAGCCGCTCGACCGAGACTATAGAGACGAGCACGGCCGGAGCGACCACCACTGTCACGGAGACGAGGACGACCGAGGACCTCAAGTTCAGCCTCCAGATGGCCATGCGTTTCCAGGACCTCGTCCTTCGCGGCGGGCTCATCGAGAGTACCGGAGGGGTGGGGGCCGACTACTACCTCCTCGACGACAGGCTGCGCTTCACGCTCGAGGCCTTCGACTTCGACACGGAGCGCAACCCGCACCTCAAGGCGGGAGCGACACTGCATCTCAACAGGTTCCTGTTCCTCACGGCGGGCTACGACGACTTCATAAGCCGCAGCGGCATGAGCTCGGCCTATGTGGGGGCCGGTCTCCTCATCGAGGACGACGACCTCAAGTACATCTTCGGCAGTGCTCCTCCCATAGCGTTCTGA